A single genomic interval of Desulfovibrio sp. harbors:
- a CDS encoding DNA polymerase IV yields MIIHIDMDAFFASVEQMDNPDLQGKPVIVGGSSDRGVVSTCSYEARAFGVHSAMPMVVARRLCPQAIIVRGRYPRYSELSHAIMNALRDFSPLVEPASVDEAYVDATGLERLFGPLEDLVAAIKARIEEVTGGLTCSVGAAPVKFLAKICSEVNKPDGVFILYPENVDAFLCALPVGKIPGVGKRMVQSLQDLGIKTVGQLRRFSPEVMERRFGKWGAVLYERVHGRDSRKVETERAAKSESAECTFAQDTRDRTFLQRMLMAHAERVGASLRRHGYKGRTITLKVKFCDFKQITRSRTLEEPVNATETIFETGCRLLAELPLPQPVRLIGLGVSGFDAPANQLFLPGAGKAAGQNLDPQVEAKRQKLDAALDNLREKFGRQAVQRGRLFTLAQQEDAPERVNNGKGDGVEKKPEKGGMKPGG; encoded by the coding sequence ATGATTATTCATATTGATATGGACGCCTTCTTCGCCTCGGTGGAGCAAATGGACAACCCCGACCTGCAGGGCAAGCCCGTCATTGTGGGCGGCAGCAGCGACAGGGGCGTGGTTTCCACCTGTTCCTACGAGGCGCGGGCCTTTGGCGTGCATTCGGCCATGCCTATGGTCGTGGCGCGGCGGCTGTGCCCGCAGGCAATCATTGTGCGCGGGCGCTACCCACGATACAGCGAACTTTCGCACGCCATCATGAACGCCCTGCGGGATTTCTCCCCCCTTGTGGAGCCAGCCAGTGTGGACGAAGCCTATGTGGACGCCACCGGTCTTGAGCGGCTTTTTGGCCCGCTGGAAGACCTTGTGGCAGCCATCAAGGCCCGCATTGAGGAAGTCACGGGCGGCCTGACCTGCTCGGTGGGCGCGGCTCCGGTAAAATTTCTGGCCAAAATATGCTCTGAAGTGAACAAGCCTGACGGCGTGTTCATACTGTACCCCGAAAATGTGGACGCCTTTTTGTGCGCCCTGCCCGTGGGCAAGATCCCCGGTGTCGGCAAGCGCATGGTGCAAAGCCTGCAAGACCTTGGCATCAAAACCGTGGGGCAGTTGCGCCGCTTCAGCCCGGAAGTTATGGAGCGCCGCTTCGGCAAATGGGGCGCTGTGCTCTATGAGCGTGTGCACGGGCGCGACAGCCGCAAGGTGGAGACCGAGCGCGCCGCCAAGAGCGAAAGCGCGGAATGCACCTTTGCGCAGGACACGCGGGACAGGACGTTCCTGCAGCGCATGCTCATGGCCCATGCCGAGCGCGTGGGCGCCTCCCTGCGCAGGCACGGCTACAAGGGCCGCACCATTACCCTCAAGGTAAAATTTTGCGACTTCAAGCAGATCACCCGCTCCCGCACGCTGGAAGAACCCGTCAACGCCACGGAAACCATTTTTGAAACAGGCTGCCGCCTCTTGGCCGAACTGCCCCTGCCGCAGCCAGTGCGCCTCATCGGGCTTGGCGTGTCGGGCTTTGACGCGCCCGCCAACCAGCTTTTTCTGCCGGGCGCGGGCAAGGCCGCCGGGCAGAACCTGGACCCGCAGGTTGAGGCCAAAAGGCAAAAGCTGGACGCCGCCCTGGACAACCTGCGCGAGAAATTCGGCAGACAGGCCGTGCAGCGGGGCCGCCTCTTTACCCTTGCCCAGCAGGAAGACGCGCCGGAGCGCGTGAACAACGGCAAGGGCGACGGGGTGGAGAAGAAGCCCGAAAAGGGCGGGATGAAACCGGGCGGCTAG
- a CDS encoding autotransporter outer membrane beta-barrel domain-containing protein: protein MLHHKLYVLPLALAALFFLLPLYGLAATVEYSSGTYDYVIGNPVNAGDSTGIGGTNLRATINNANASGNTVTVTGGTVNWIISGGYHRSNLVSAMAKDNWVEITNFTGSIYTNAIGGFADTTDYSSAIATGNSVLVRGGMFDSIVGGAASNIKGTALSGDNRVHVTGATVNDISGGRARAHAGTEAIATGNEAIVIDSTVTNDIYGGYAFASLGIARAVGNSVILSGGEVRCDIYGGFSGTRVGGWATGNSVTISGAPNLASSRIFGGFVKNVTDPHESIDEDDFSGNTLNIKTSGLTVRGLYNFQNINFYLPSSLAAGDTALTTTVEARLSENSDGTGRKATINVGVAGGAAPLKNGDHVVLIDAETLTGTPANSTVNSQGVALRYNFDILTQGNKLLATVTSSSVNPQAKALSEGFIGGMAMTLQGADLAAGKGMESAVQAASGAGENVLAGFGSLSGGSLRFNTGSHVDMRSLSLLTGLAWGADCTLGRFTAGPFFEYGNGSYNTANSFSNAADVDGNGNTYYLGGGLLARMDFTSTGPGHFYTEASGRAGSIHNKYDSSDLRDATGREAEYDSDTPYYGLHLGAGYIWNITDAASLDFYGKYFWTRQSGDSIRLSTGDPIDFDDVYSSRLRFGSRFAYLVNEYVSPYAGVAWEHEFDGKARASTNGYSMQAPSMRGDTGIGELGLLLKPSQTLPLSFDLGVQGYTGKREGVTGSLQARWEF, encoded by the coding sequence ATGTTGCATCATAAGCTGTACGTCTTGCCACTTGCTCTTGCGGCTCTGTTCTTCCTGTTGCCGCTGTATGGTCTGGCCGCCACTGTGGAGTATAGTTCTGGAACGTATGATTACGTTATCGGCAACCCCGTCAATGCGGGTGACAGCACAGGCATCGGTGGCACGAACCTTAGAGCAACTATCAACAATGCCAATGCGTCCGGCAATACCGTGACCGTAACGGGTGGTACGGTAAACTGGATAATCAGCGGCGGCTATCATAGAAGCAATCTCGTTAGTGCTATGGCCAAGGACAACTGGGTGGAGATCACAAATTTCACCGGATCAATCTACACCAATGCTATTGGGGGGTTCGCCGATACAACAGATTATTCCAGCGCCATAGCCACGGGCAATAGTGTGCTCGTCAGGGGGGGGATGTTCGACAGCATTGTCGGCGGCGCTGCCTCGAACATTAAAGGTACGGCTTTGTCTGGCGACAACAGGGTGCATGTTACCGGCGCTACAGTAAATGACATTTCCGGCGGTCGCGCCAGGGCACACGCGGGTACGGAGGCCATAGCCACGGGGAATGAGGCGATTGTCATAGACAGCACGGTCACCAATGACATTTATGGCGGCTATGCTTTTGCCTCTCTTGGCATCGCCAGGGCTGTGGGCAATAGCGTAATCCTCAGCGGCGGCGAGGTACGCTGCGATATCTATGGCGGCTTTAGCGGCACCCGCGTGGGCGGTTGGGCCACGGGCAACAGTGTGACCATCAGCGGCGCTCCCAACCTGGCAAGCAGCAGAATTTTCGGCGGCTTTGTCAAAAATGTAACAGACCCTCATGAGTCCATAGACGAAGATGACTTCAGCGGCAACACCCTGAATATAAAAACATCGGGCCTGACTGTGCGGGGCCTGTACAATTTTCAGAATATCAACTTCTACCTGCCCTCCTCCCTGGCGGCGGGGGATACCGCACTTACCACGACCGTCGAGGCGCGTCTTTCTGAAAACAGCGATGGCACAGGCAGAAAGGCCACAATCAACGTGGGTGTTGCGGGCGGTGCCGCACCTCTAAAAAATGGGGACCATGTGGTGCTCATCGACGCCGAAACGCTGACCGGCACACCCGCCAACAGCACGGTCAACAGTCAGGGCGTGGCCCTGCGTTATAATTTCGACATTTTGACTCAGGGTAACAAATTACTGGCCACTGTCACCTCTTCCAGCGTAAACCCGCAAGCGAAAGCTCTGTCAGAAGGATTTATCGGCGGCATGGCCATGACATTGCAAGGAGCGGATCTCGCGGCGGGCAAGGGTATGGAATCTGCCGTGCAGGCCGCTTCCGGTGCGGGTGAGAACGTGCTTGCCGGGTTCGGCTCGCTTTCTGGCGGTTCACTTCGTTTCAACACCGGCTCGCATGTGGACATGAGGAGCCTGTCCCTGCTCACTGGGCTTGCCTGGGGCGCTGATTGTACTCTTGGACGTTTTACAGCGGGTCCTTTTTTCGAGTACGGCAATGGCTCGTACAATACCGCCAACTCCTTCAGCAATGCCGCTGACGTGGACGGCAACGGCAACACGTACTATCTGGGCGGCGGCCTGTTGGCCCGTATGGATTTCACATCCACCGGCCCCGGTCATTTTTATACCGAAGCCAGCGGCCGCGCAGGCTCGATACACAATAAATACGACAGCTCAGACCTGCGCGACGCCACCGGGCGCGAGGCGGAGTATGACAGCGACACGCCATATTACGGCCTGCATTTGGGCGCAGGCTATATATGGAACATTACTGACGCTGCCAGTCTTGACTTCTATGGCAAGTACTTCTGGACGCGGCAGTCGGGCGATTCCATCAGGCTGTCCACTGGCGACCCCATTGATTTTGATGATGTGTATTCCAGCCGTCTGCGGTTTGGTTCTCGCTTCGCCTACCTGGTAAATGAATATGTCAGCCCCTACGCTGGTGTTGCCTGGGAACATGAATTTGATGGCAAGGCCCGCGCCTCCACCAATGGCTACAGTATGCAAGCCCCGTCCATGCGCGGGGATACCGGCATCGGCGAGTTGGGCCTGTTGCTCAAGCCCTCCCAAACGCTGCCCCTGTCCTTTGACCTCGGCGTGCAGGGGTATACGGGCAAAAGAGAGGGTGTGACAGGCAGCCTGCAGGCCAGGTGGGAGTTTTGA
- a CDS encoding EVE domain-containing protein, which translates to MEKKYWLLKSEPGCYSIDDLAAEPKQITCWSGVRNYQARNFLRDQMSVGDMVIFYHSVTDPSAVGVARVVRAGYPDPTAWEPEDEHFDPKSTPERPLWYAVDVRFVKKFANAVPLKAMRMDPALAGMELLRKGSRLSVMPVSKEEFEIVCRMGDPLGA; encoded by the coding sequence ATGGAAAAGAAATATTGGCTCCTGAAATCCGAGCCTGGGTGCTATTCCATTGACGATCTTGCGGCCGAGCCGAAACAGATCACCTGCTGGAGCGGCGTGCGCAACTATCAGGCGCGCAATTTCCTGCGGGATCAGATGTCTGTGGGTGATATGGTCATTTTTTATCATAGCGTCACGGATCCTTCGGCCGTGGGCGTGGCCCGTGTGGTCAGGGCCGGATACCCGGACCCTACCGCCTGGGAGCCGGAAGACGAGCACTTTGATCCCAAATCAACGCCCGAAAGGCCGCTCTGGTATGCGGTGGATGTGCGATTTGTCAAAAAATTCGCCAATGCCGTGCCGCTCAAGGCCATGCGTATGGATCCGGCCCTGGCGGGTATGGAGTTGCTGCGCAAGGGGTCGAGGCTTTCGGTTATGCCCGTGAGCAAAGAAGAATTTGAGATTGTTTGCAGAATGGGGGATCCGTTGGGCGCGTAG
- the mutL gene encoding DNA mismatch repair endonuclease MutL: MSENKRHIRLLPPELRNQIAAGEVVERPASVLKELVENSLDAQADQIDVCLENGGQSRISVQDDGCGIPAEDLELAVTRHATSKIACLEDLERILSYGFRGEALPSIASVSRFSITSAHAGEDGNVTAHRIEVEHGLLKSSGPAALHKGTLVEVRDLFSNIPARLKFLKTPSTEFKRAQDWLARLALTRPEVGFSLHSGEREALRFLPGQTLAGRLAILWPRLVVDALRPFDGQRHGIRAHGLAALPNVSQPRGDRILLYVNGRSVTDKRLLAAVREAYKGRMTSRDYPQIVLFVEMDPAEVDVNVHPAKSEVRFRDESAVFSAVLHAVQAALVTSFDVADAAWHDAGAASAGAASAGAAFVGGTSAGGTDHAAAESTTEATAESTGAASRPMGFWGRLDNPPLVERQERDDLADAGQWQASGPAQVNGPASHYGHNLLEEQAHGSQPPAGSDYGAQALGATAQGHARTGEQSRDAGVFVCPEGLNADHGVMAEASAPYGSGLNAGNTAPDAGSPAPDALAHAAAPYADGESVRDRQPLRVENVEYLGQVADTYLVLRDRAGALLLLDQHAAHERILYARMRRGAFAGSGQLLALPLEMSLHPAERERLFDLRPTLESLGFVLETSASGLEVRGMPPVLSRAEAREFLREALAGRKDDLADMFISMSCKAAIKAGQRLTDDEAAGLLRQWLATDAREYCPHGRPCILRWDAVELEKLFKRRQS; the protein is encoded by the coding sequence ATGTCTGAAAATAAACGTCATATACGTCTGCTGCCGCCTGAGCTGCGCAACCAGATCGCCGCTGGCGAAGTGGTTGAACGGCCCGCCAGCGTGTTGAAGGAACTGGTGGAAAACAGCCTGGACGCCCAGGCTGACCAGATAGATGTTTGCCTTGAAAACGGCGGCCAAAGCCGCATCAGCGTGCAGGATGACGGTTGCGGCATCCCCGCTGAAGACCTGGAACTGGCCGTTACCCGTCACGCCACCAGCAAGATTGCCTGCCTTGAAGACCTGGAGCGCATCCTGTCCTACGGGTTTCGCGGCGAGGCTTTGCCGAGCATAGCCTCGGTGTCGCGTTTTTCCATCACCTCCGCCCATGCCGGGGAGGACGGGAATGTGACGGCGCACCGGATAGAAGTGGAACACGGCCTGCTCAAAAGTTCCGGCCCGGCGGCTTTGCACAAGGGAACGCTGGTGGAGGTGCGCGACCTTTTTTCCAATATACCAGCCCGCCTGAAATTTTTAAAGACCCCCTCCACGGAGTTCAAACGCGCCCAGGACTGGCTGGCGCGCCTCGCGCTCACCCGGCCCGAGGTGGGCTTCAGCCTGCATTCGGGCGAGCGTGAGGCCCTGCGTTTTCTGCCGGGGCAGACCCTTGCCGGACGGCTTGCCATCCTCTGGCCACGGCTTGTGGTGGACGCCCTGCGCCCCTTTGACGGCCAGAGGCACGGCATACGCGCGCACGGTCTGGCGGCTCTGCCCAATGTGAGCCAGCCGCGCGGCGACCGCATCCTGCTCTATGTCAACGGGCGCTCCGTCACGGACAAACGGCTGCTGGCCGCCGTGCGCGAAGCCTACAAGGGTCGCATGACCAGCCGCGACTATCCGCAGATAGTGCTTTTTGTGGAAATGGACCCGGCTGAGGTGGACGTGAACGTGCACCCGGCCAAGAGCGAGGTGCGCTTCAGGGACGAATCCGCAGTTTTTTCCGCAGTGCTGCACGCTGTTCAGGCCGCGCTTGTCACGTCCTTTGACGTGGCCGACGCCGCCTGGCATGACGCGGGCGCGGCGTCTGCGGGAGCGGCGTCTGCGGGAGCGGCCTTTGTGGGCGGGACGTCTGCGGGCGGGACGGATCACGCTGCTGCGGAATCCACTACGGAAGCCACTGCAGAATCCACGGGCGCGGCCTCGCGTCCCATGGGCTTTTGGGGGCGGCTCGACAATCCGCCCCTTGTGGAGCGCCAGGAGCGGGACGATCTTGCGGATGCGGGGCAATGGCAGGCCAGCGGGCCTGCTCAGGTAAACGGGCCTGCCAGCCACTACGGCCACAATCTGCTCGAAGAGCAGGCGCACGGGTCACAGCCGCCTGCAGGTTCGGATTACGGGGCGCAAGCCCTGGGCGCAACGGCGCAGGGCCATGCGCGAACCGGGGAACAATCCCGTGACGCCGGGGTTTTTGTGTGTCCCGAAGGGCTGAACGCAGACCACGGGGTCATGGCGGAAGCCAGCGCGCCCTACGGATCCGGCCTGAATGCCGGAAACACTGCACCGGACGCTGGAAGCCCTGCACCGGACGCCCTTGCACACGCGGCCGCACCGTATGCCGATGGCGAAAGCGTGCGGGATCGCCAGCCCCTGCGCGTGGAAAATGTGGAATATCTGGGCCAGGTGGCCGACACCTATCTTGTGCTGCGCGACAGGGCAGGGGCACTGCTTTTGCTGGATCAGCACGCCGCACACGAGCGCATACTCTATGCCCGCATGCGCAGGGGAGCTTTTGCGGGGTCGGGTCAGTTGCTGGCCCTGCCGCTGGAAATGTCCCTGCACCCGGCAGAGCGCGAAAGGCTTTTTGACTTGCGGCCCACGCTGGAATCCCTCGGTTTTGTATTGGAAACCTCGGCCAGCGGGCTTGAGGTCAGGGGCATGCCGCCCGTTCTTTCGCGCGCCGAAGCCAGGGAATTTTTGCGTGAAGCGCTGGCGGGCCGCAAGGACGACCTGGCGGACATGTTCATATCCATGTCCTGCAAGGCTGCCATCAAGGCCGGGCAGCGCCTTACCGACGACGAGGCCGCCGGGCTGCTGCGCCAGTGGCTGGCCACCGATGCCAGGGAGTATTGCCCCCACGGCCGCCCCTGCATTCTGCGCTGGGACGCCGTGGAACTGGAAAAGTTGTTCAAGCGGCGGCAATCCTGA
- the purE gene encoding 5-(carboxyamino)imidazole ribonucleotide mutase, which yields MAQVVILMGSQSDEDKVSPCVEVLKSLGISCFITVSSAHRTPERTERLVSEHEAAGAQVFICAAGMAAHLAGAVAARTTRPVIGIPVSSVALGGMDALLATVQMPPGFPVATVALDKAGARNAAWLAAQILALADPALADRINAARAKMRADVEKAGEEISRKYA from the coding sequence ATGGCGCAAGTGGTCATATTGATGGGTTCGCAGTCTGATGAAGACAAGGTCAGCCCCTGTGTTGAAGTGCTGAAAAGCCTGGGCATAAGCTGTTTTATTACGGTCAGTTCCGCACACCGCACCCCTGAACGCACGGAAAGGCTGGTGAGCGAGCACGAAGCAGCGGGCGCGCAGGTATTTATCTGCGCGGCGGGCATGGCGGCGCATCTGGCCGGGGCCGTGGCCGCGCGCACCACGCGCCCGGTCATAGGCATCCCCGTGTCCAGCGTGGCCCTTGGCGGCATGGACGCCCTGCTTGCCACAGTGCAGATGCCCCCCGGATTCCCGGTGGCCACCGTGGCTCTGGACAAGGCCGGAGCGCGCAACGCCGCCTGGCTTGCAGCCCAGATTCTGGCCCTCGCTGATCCCGCTCTTGCCGACAGGATCAACGCTGCCCGTGCGAAGATGCGTGCAGACGTTGAAAAGGCCGGGGAAGAAATCAGCCGTAAATACGCCTGA
- the purD gene encoding phosphoribosylamine--glycine ligase, with translation MRILVIGSGGREHALVWKFMQSPGVEAVFAAPGNGGTSREGAVNVPVPVDDLDGLVALARKEKIDLVMPGPELPLTLGITDRMREAGIACFGPDSYGAKLEGSKAFAKEIMARAHVPTAHSAVFSDVKMAKNHVAKVGGPLVVKADGLAAGKGVIMAADSQEALQAIDDIMSARAFGSAGDLVVLEEWLVGEEASFLCLCDGERAVPLPSAQDHKRVFDNDEGPNTGGMGAYSPAPVLPDNMLEEMADLTVRPILRELAKDGHPFVGVLYAGLMMTADGPKVLEYNVRFGDPECQPMLMRLEGDLPRIMLDGIAGKLDPSSIGQSAKTALGVVMTAEGYPGAYTKGVPITGISEADALPGVKVFHGGTTIKEGALVSSGGRVLCVTALGDDIEGAQRAAYAGVEKIRMDGGFYRKDIGQKGINRLKGK, from the coding sequence ATGCGCATCCTGGTGATTGGTTCCGGTGGGCGGGAACACGCCCTGGTCTGGAAATTCATGCAAAGCCCCGGCGTTGAGGCGGTCTTCGCCGCGCCCGGCAACGGGGGAACCAGCAGGGAGGGCGCGGTCAATGTGCCTGTTCCTGTTGACGATCTGGACGGGCTGGTGGCCCTGGCGCGCAAAGAAAAGATCGATCTTGTGATGCCTGGCCCCGAACTTCCTCTGACCTTGGGCATTACCGACCGCATGCGCGAAGCGGGCATAGCCTGTTTCGGCCCCGACAGTTACGGCGCAAAGCTCGAAGGCAGCAAGGCCTTTGCCAAGGAAATCATGGCCAGGGCCCATGTGCCCACAGCGCACAGCGCCGTGTTCAGCGATGTGAAAATGGCCAAAAACCATGTGGCCAAGGTGGGCGGCCCCCTGGTGGTCAAGGCCGACGGCCTGGCTGCGGGCAAGGGCGTCATCATGGCGGCCGACTCTCAGGAGGCCCTGCAGGCCATTGACGACATCATGAGCGCCAGGGCCTTTGGCTCTGCTGGCGATCTTGTGGTGCTGGAAGAATGGCTTGTGGGCGAGGAAGCCTCCTTCCTGTGCCTGTGCGATGGCGAACGCGCCGTGCCGCTGCCCTCGGCCCAGGATCACAAGCGTGTTTTTGACAATGACGAAGGCCCCAATACCGGAGGCATGGGCGCGTACAGCCCCGCCCCCGTCCTGCCCGACAACATGCTGGAGGAAATGGCCGACCTCACCGTGCGGCCCATCCTTCGCGAGCTTGCCAAGGACGGACATCCCTTTGTGGGCGTGCTGTATGCCGGGCTGATGATGACCGCCGACGGCCCCAAGGTGCTGGAGTACAACGTGCGCTTTGGCGACCCTGAATGCCAGCCAATGCTCATGCGGCTTGAGGGCGATCTGCCCCGTATCATGCTGGACGGCATCGCTGGCAAGCTTGACCCCTCCAGCATCGGACAGAGCGCCAAGACGGCCCTGGGTGTGGTCATGACCGCTGAAGGCTACCCCGGCGCGTACACAAAGGGAGTGCCCATTACCGGCATCAGCGAAGCGGACGCGCTGCCCGGCGTAAAGGTTTTTCACGGCGGCACGACCATCAAGGAGGGCGCGCTGGTATCCAGCGGCGGTCGCGTGCTTTGCGTGACGGCGCTGGGCGATGACATTGAGGGCGCGCAAAGGGCCGCCTATGCGGGTGTGGAAAAGATTCGCATGGACGGCGGCTTTTACCGCAAGGACATAGGGCAGAAGGGCATCAACCGGCTGAAGGGCAAATAG
- a CDS encoding VCBS repeat-containing protein: MKFAMRLTFAVCLALLAAGLTPTAQAAAKSAVVLPFTVNAPQSYAYLSKAVPATIQGRLNRPGVLDVRPVQGKATTQAEASKVMNSSGADNAVWGSVNVVGNDCTIEVNSVDKAGKTWSKTAQSSVSGLTGAVQNLSAALGQEVFGIAGVRAPGTTAASGPRGSVAPGGDIIANETGQQQVYLNPQFRYQGAGSGDGSRLRSQRLPYAMVGMLVGDFNGDGKNEICVMSDNHLRIYSWDGASQLKLLGETLVSRSNQNFSMRAMDLNRDGAMDIVVTTFESESNRPYSYFFSFKGNKFSQVSERIPYYVSVLRVPPTFAPTLVGQGWDSLKLFAPGVYTMVKTDGKYSFGSRLDLPTGATVFNVTWLPGGKAGKGDQLIMLTDDERLKVFQGNGNTLIHTTMERFSGSATGMDHYKGMPGLGVDKNYQLPSKYYAPMNLITADIGHTGEYTLLINKPISTASQMFDRYRYFPQGEIHALYWDGVGLGLKWKTRRIRGSVAAVDLADVTNKGTLDLVVGLNTSPDLGVGSRQCMITAYPLDVSATDPNVPADMSDFEVSPN; the protein is encoded by the coding sequence ATGAAATTTGCCATGCGACTGACTTTTGCGGTCTGCCTCGCGCTGCTCGCCGCCGGGTTGACCCCCACGGCGCAGGCTGCAGCCAAGAGTGCCGTGGTGCTGCCTTTCACGGTGAACGCGCCGCAAAGCTACGCCTATCTTTCCAAGGCCGTTCCGGCCACCATTCAGGGCCGTCTGAACCGCCCCGGCGTGCTTGATGTGCGTCCTGTTCAGGGCAAGGCCACCACGCAGGCGGAAGCCAGCAAGGTCATGAATTCCTCCGGCGCAGACAACGCCGTGTGGGGATCCGTCAATGTGGTGGGCAATGACTGCACCATTGAAGTCAACAGCGTGGACAAAGCCGGAAAAACCTGGAGCAAGACGGCCCAGAGTTCCGTGAGCGGCCTGACGGGCGCTGTGCAGAACCTGAGCGCCGCCCTGGGCCAGGAAGTGTTCGGCATTGCCGGCGTTCGCGCACCCGGCACTACGGCGGCCTCCGGCCCCCGTGGCTCGGTGGCTCCCGGCGGCGACATCATCGCCAATGAAACGGGCCAGCAGCAGGTGTACCTGAACCCGCAGTTCCGTTATCAGGGCGCAGGTTCCGGCGACGGTTCGCGTCTGCGCAGCCAGCGTCTGCCTTACGCCATGGTGGGCATGCTGGTGGGCGACTTCAACGGCGACGGCAAGAACGAAATCTGCGTGATGAGCGACAACCATCTGCGCATCTATTCCTGGGACGGCGCAAGCCAGCTCAAGCTGCTGGGTGAAACCCTTGTTTCGCGTTCCAACCAGAACTTCTCCATGCGGGCCATGGATCTCAACCGTGACGGCGCCATGGATATTGTGGTTACCACCTTTGAAAGCGAGAGCAACCGCCCTTACAGCTATTTCTTCAGCTTCAAGGGCAACAAGTTCTCCCAGGTGTCGGAGCGCATCCCCTATTACGTAAGCGTGCTGCGTGTGCCGCCCACCTTTGCGCCCACCCTCGTGGGTCAGGGCTGGGATTCGCTCAAGCTTTTTGCCCCCGGCGTCTACACCATGGTGAAGACCGACGGCAAATACTCCTTCGGTTCCCGGCTTGACCTGCCCACAGGGGCCACTGTCTTTAACGTGACATGGCTGCCCGGCGGCAAGGCCGGCAAGGGCGATCAGCTTATCATGCTGACCGACGACGAGCGCCTTAAAGTCTTCCAGGGCAATGGCAATACGCTCATCCATACCACTATGGAGCGCTTCTCCGGCTCGGCCACCGGCATGGACCACTACAAGGGCATGCCCGGCCTCGGCGTAGACAAGAACTACCAGTTGCCCAGCAAGTACTATGCGCCCATGAACCTCATCACTGCCGATATCGGCCACACCGGCGAGTACACCCTGCTGATCAACAAGCCCATATCCACGGCTTCGCAGATGTTCGACCGCTACCGCTACTTCCCGCAGGGTGAAATTCACGCTCTGTACTGGGACGGCGTGGGCCTCGGCCTCAAGTGGAAGACGCGCCGCATCCGTGGTTCTGTGGCTGCTGTGGATCTGGCTGACGTCACCAATAAAGGCACCCTTGATCTTGTGGTGGGGCTGAATACCTCGCCGGATCTCGGCGTGGGCAGCCGCCAGTGCATGATCACGGCCTATCCGCTGGACGTCTCGGCCACGGACCCCAATGTGCCGGCTGACATGAGCGACTTTGAAGTGAGCCCCAATTAG